One genomic window of Vicia villosa cultivar HV-30 ecotype Madison, WI unplaced genomic scaffold, Vvil1.0 ctg.000227F_1_1, whole genome shotgun sequence includes the following:
- the LOC131625609 gene encoding uncharacterized protein LOC131625609 has protein sequence MDIPTDTVKERTRHTRAYKIPGIDVAGLIGLSSRLEGEVLRDFNHDYGNLLSILNTSFDPMALITLFQFYDPHLRCFTFQDYQLVPTLEEFSYILNIRITDDVPFIRVPEVVSYEKVAEALHMGIKEVKINWKSSGGVSGFYLCFLISKAEDAAKKEQWVDFSRLLAIMIYGVVLFPSRENFVSLAAICVFMNKNPVPTLLADALFSIHARSKKGGYVVSSCLPLLYRWFMLHLPMRGPFVLKKSSLKWSDRIVNLTSYDIRWNYCVGKIWSIITSCGRYPNVPLMGTRGCISYNPTLAYRQLGYAMERAQDDVEAFESVYFADGEDPLELEKIAYAWTKVHKRDQNTLSKKVPIAMGPYRKWVEARVANLLLPFARSCPLYEQPPVVLSDTVAAELYIQTEADNIKLKSKDREVGLERYFQDREKAELARKLKHAQGEGSNLAHAQRRSHDLMEESLYRKQQECAKLRRSESNSKRRMRDSEQQLMEENAKSARLEEELASLRSQRIGDGGAHSVAG, from the coding sequence ATGGACATTCCCACTGATACTGTCAAAGAGCGTACAAGGCACACCAGAGCTTATAAGATTCCGGGTATTGATGTTGCGGGGTTGATTGGTTTGAGTTCTCGGTTGGAAGGGGAGGTTCTCCGTGACTTCAATCATGATTATGGAAATTTGCTCTCCATCCTCAATACATCTTTCGATCCAATGGCTTTGATCACCTtatttcagttctatgatccgcaCTTGAGATGTTTTACATTTCAAGACTATCAATTGGTGCCAACACTCGAGGAGTTTTCTTACATACTCAACATACGGATCACTGATGATGTACCTTTCATTCGAGTTCCCGAAGTTGTGAGTTATGAAAAGGTAGCTGAAGCTCTTCACATGGGTATAAAGGAGGTGAAAATAAATTGGAAGTCATCGGGAGGTGTTTCTGGTTTCTATCTTTGCTTTTTGATTAGTAAGGCTGAGGATGCGGCTAAAAAGGAGCAGTGGGTTGATTTTAGTCGTTTGCTTGCTATCATGATCTATGGTGTTGTCTTATTCCCATCAAGAGAAAACTTTGTGAGTTTGGCGGCGATTTGTGTCTTTATGAACAAAAACCCCGTTCCAACGTTGCTTGCGGATGCTCTTTTTTCGATCCATGCGAGAAGTAAGAAAGGAGGATATGTTGTTAGTTCTTGTCTTCCATTGTTGTATCGGTGGTTCATGTTGCATTTGCCGATGAGAGGACCTTttgtgctcaagaagagttctcttAAGTGGTCAGATAGGATTGTTAACCTCACATCTTATGATATCAGGTGGAACTATTGTGTGGGGAAGATTTGGAGCATTATCACTAGTTGCGGTCGATATCCCAACGTTCCTCTCATGGGAACCAGAGGTTGCATTAGTTACAATCCCACACTCGCCTATCGTCAATTGGGATATGCAATGGAAAGGGCTCAGGATGATGTAGAAGCGTTTGAATCAGTGTACTTTGCTGATGGTGAAGACCCCCTGGAGTTAGAAAAGATAGCGTATGCTTGGACTAAAGTTCACAAGAGAGATCAAAATACTTTGAGCAAGAAAGTTCCTATTGCCATGGGTCCTTACCGAAAGTGGGTTGAAGCAAGAGTGGCAAATCTATTATTGCCATTTGCGAGGTCATGTCCATTGTATGAGCAACCTCCCGTGGTTTTATCTGATACTGTTGCGGCTGAACTCTATATTCAAACTGAAGCAGACAACATCAAGTTGAAATCAAAGGACCGAGAGGTTGGCTTGGAGAGGTATTTTCAAGATCGCGAAAAGGCGGAATTGGCTCGTAAGCTCAAGCATGCGCAAGGTGAAGGTTCAAACTTGGCACATGCTCAAAGGCGATCTCATGACTTGATGGAAGAAAGCCTGTACCGAAAACAGCAGGAATGTGCGAAGTTGCGAAGGTCCGAAAGCAATAGCAAGAGAAGGATGCGGGATTCAGAACAACAGTTGATGGAAGAAAATGCCAAGTCAGCTCGACTTGAAGAAGAGCTTGCAAGCCTCCGGTCCCAGCGGATAGGAGATGGAGGAGCTCATTCTGTTGCCGGGTGA
- the LOC131625608 gene encoding uncharacterized protein LOC131625608 — MAEMIAQLTEQMNAQMAQFMEALTNVTKGQDDLRVLVENSRRVENGGHSRLFDDVSRHSADGVPEEAERYRLIEERLRAVEGKGVLGMDINDLGLVPGVRVPPKFKVPSFDKYNGATCPMTHVKAYYRKMSVYSEDEGFLMHFFQDSLAGASLEWYVQLERTHIHSWRDLVEAFIKHYQYNVDMAPNRTQLQSLVQGSKESFKEYAQKWRELAARVQPPMTEREMIDMFTSTLSGHYYLACSASTNFSEMLGASSNTPSGKKQAESYARRKEGNADAIYGRRGSGRSNSQINAVMIPVPQQQQHQGQRSSNDRYPPRTRPHRKIDPIPMTYAQVLQHLLNIEKITLRDAPNAPDTQSPNYNANARCAFHSGAAGHDTERCIALKNKVQDLLDQKIIQFTPTPNIVNNPMPAHGGSGVNAIESEEISVVSDVSCLTFPLVSVKQHLINSGIFPGCGVDCEKCKSQPEGCDDLKGMVQKLIDEGPLQFYRRLRNAKRNDGEVSVISIPYEPVAPICIQVPIQMPFSIPYEEQPAALMIAVPGPIPYESEKAIPWHYGSDVYYYGTKEEREPSKEKFVEASVANTDNFAGTGRITRSGRVFSPQLVQNNADASAKAKGKQVVTDVQNPPTQNGAPDSAVSSKDGTTLSRVLVDTGSSLNVLPKSALMRIDYAGVELRPKIEGEIHETPFQAFEAVNAVRTPPYEITKPETIMSSLKDAQVVAETGRVEGWGQIL, encoded by the exons ATGGCTGAGATGATAGCTCAATTGACAGAGCAGATGAATGCGCAGATGGCgcagtttatggaagcattgactaatgtgaccaaggggcAGGATGACTTGCGAGTTCTCGTCGAGAATTCCAGAAGGGTTGAGAATGGAGGACATTCGAGGCTGTTTGACGAT GTATCGAGGCATAGTGCGGATGGTGTACCTGAGGAAGCTGAGAGGTATCGTCTGATTGAAGAACGTCTCAGAGCTGTCgaaggcaaaggggtgttaggcatggatatcaatgacttggggcTGGTTCCTGGTGTGAGGGTTCCACCGAAATTCAAAGTGccatcttttgacaaatacaatggggCGACTTGTCCTATGACTCATGTCAAGGCTTACTATCGCAAGATGTCAGTATACTCAGAGGATGAGGGTTTtctaatgcatttcttccaggatagcttGGCTGGGGCTTCCTTGGAGTGGTATGTTCAACTCGAACGCACTCATATtcattcttggagagatcttgtggaggctttCATTAAGCACTATCAGTACAATGTTGACATGGCGCCCAATAGAACTCAGTTGCAGAGTTTGGTTCAAGGAtctaaagaatctttcaaggagtacgctcagaaatggcgtgAGTTAGCCGCAAGAGTTCAGCCACCGATGACTGAACGTGAGATGATTGACATGTTCACCAGTACTTTGTCTGGACACTATTACTTGGCCTGTAGTGCTTCAACCAACTTTtctgaaatg TTGGGAGCTTCTTCTAATACTCCTAGTGGTAAGAAACAAGCTGAGAGTTATGCTCGAAGGAAAGAAGGAAATGCGGATGCCATATATGGAAGGAGGGGTTCAGGGAGAAGCAATTCACAGATTAATGCTGTCATGATCccagtaccacaacaacaacaacaccaaggACAACGTTCCAGTAATGATCGTTATCCTCCCAGGACTAGACCTCACAGAAAGATTGAtccgattcctatgacttatGCTCAAGTGTTGCAACATTTGCTCAATATTGAGaagattactttgagagatgctccgaATGCTCCAGACACACAATCTCCGAATTACAATGCAAATGCACGATGTGCTTTCCATTCGGGAGCTGCTGGGCATGATACCGAGAGGTGTATTGCGTTGAAGAATAAAGTCCAGGACTTGTTGGATCAAAAGATAATTCAGTTTactcctacacccaatattgtcaataatcCGATGCCTGCTCACGGAGGTTCGGGTGTAAACGCCATTGAGAGTGAAGAGATAAGTGTTGTATCTGATGTGAGCTGTTTGACCTTCCCTCTTGTATCTGTGAAGCAACATCTGATTAATAGCGGCATCTTCCCAGGCTGTGGTGTTGATTGTGAGAAGTGCAAAAGTCAACCCGAAGGTTGTGATGACTTGAAAGGTATGGTACAAAAGCTGATTGATGAGGGTCCTCTTCAGTTCTATCGAAGATTGAGAAATGCGAAGAGAAATGATGGTGAAGTGTCTGTGATCTCAATTCCTTATGAGCCGGTTGCTCCAATATGTATCCAAGTGCCTATTCAGATGCCTTTCAGTATCCCGTATGAGGAACAACCAGCAGCTTTGATGATTGCTGTACCAGGGCCTATTCCATATGAGAGTGAGAAGGCCATCCCTTGGCATTATGGTTCAGATGTATATTACTATGGCACGAAGGAGGAAAGAGAGCCATCTAAAGAGAAGTTTGTTGAGGCCTCAGTTGCAAACACTGATAATTTTGCCGGTACTGGTAGAATTACTCGCAGTGGTAGGGTGTTCTCCCCTCAGCTTGTTCAGAACAATGCAGATGCTTCGGCCAAGGCCAAAGGGAAGCAAGTAGTGACTGATGTCCAGAATCCTCCAACTCAGAACGGGGCACCTGATAGTGCTgtgtcttccaaggat gggacgacCTTGTCCCGCGTTCtggttgatactgggtcttctttAAATGTGCTGCCTAAATCAGCTCTCATGCGAATTGACTATGCTGGTGTTGAGTTAAGGCCTA agatcgaaggtgaaatacatgagacTCCGTTTCAAGCGTTTGAAGCTGTGAACgctgtgagaactcctccttaTGAAATAACAAAGCCAGAAACGATTATGTCCTCTTTGAAAGATGCTCAAGTTGTTGCTGAGACTGGAAGAGtggaaggctgggggcaa ATATTGTAG